From the genome of Bacteroides sp. MSB163, one region includes:
- a CDS encoding TIM-barrel domain-containing protein, with the protein MKLKNTSVCLLAGWMLMACSGGGYEKTSNGIIVNVEQQQPTDVRKVKVEVMGEKLIHVSATPEKNFSKAESLIIVPQKDKTDFSVEESEDAVSVKTSEVCAIVSKATGEVRFTDASGNLILAEDEKGRSFQPIEVQGTKAYTVRQVFQSPDDEAFYGLGQHQADEFNYKGKNEELFQYNTKVSVPFIVSNKNYGILWDSYSLCRFGDPRDYAQLSTVFKLYDKEGKEGTLTGTYVPSQKSTAETLVRREDSVYFEHLKSEDLSKVVNLPEGFPFMGSQVTYEGEIEPMESGQFRFILYYAGYMKVYIDNELVVPERWRTAWNPNSYKFAVDLKAGKRVPLKIEWTPDGYVSYCGLRALSPVSAEEQNKQSWWGEMQNEIDYYFVYGEDMDEVISGYRALTGKSQIMPKWAMGYWQSRERYKTQEEILDALKEFRKRQIPIDNIVLDWSYWPENAWGSHEFDKARFPDPKGMVDSIHALNAKMMISVWPKFYMTTEHYKEFDEKGWMYQQAVKDSIRDWIGPGYIGSFYDAYAEGARKLFWKQMEDHLYPLGIDAWWMDASEPNVRDCTDLAYRKALCGPTALGPSDQYFNAYALMNAEAIYDGQRAIDNDKRVFLLTRSGFAGLQRYSTATWSGDIATRWEDMKAQISAGLNFALSGIPYWTMDIGGFCVEKRYEDGQKEFNKTGKENADYKEWRELNTRWYQFGAFCPLFRAHGQYPFREVWNIAPEGHPAYSSIVYYTKLRYTMMPYIYSLAGMTYFDDYTIMRPLVMDFTADTKVNNISDQFMFGPALMAAPVYEYGARNREVYFPATCGWYDFYTGKYMAGGGQLKVDAPYERMPLYVREGAIVPYGPEMQYSDEKPAEEITLYVYAGKDGEFTLYEDEGVNYNYEKGQYATIPFTYNDAEGTLTIGDRAGEFPGMLKERTFNVVKVSKDKPQPFDAKAKGMVVKYDGKRQSVKL; encoded by the coding sequence ATGAAATTGAAAAACACTTCAGTTTGTTTGCTCGCGGGATGGATGCTGATGGCATGCTCCGGAGGCGGGTATGAGAAGACAAGTAACGGCATTATTGTAAATGTCGAACAACAGCAACCGACAGATGTGCGAAAGGTGAAGGTTGAAGTAATGGGAGAGAAGTTGATTCATGTGTCGGCCACTCCCGAAAAAAACTTTTCAAAGGCGGAAAGCCTGATTATAGTTCCCCAAAAAGATAAGACGGATTTCAGCGTGGAAGAAAGTGAAGATGCCGTTTCGGTAAAAACCTCGGAGGTGTGCGCCATCGTATCCAAAGCTACGGGTGAAGTACGCTTTACCGATGCTTCCGGTAACCTGATTTTGGCGGAAGATGAGAAGGGCAGGAGTTTCCAGCCTATCGAAGTGCAGGGAACAAAGGCGTATACGGTCCGTCAGGTATTCCAGTCACCCGATGATGAGGCGTTCTACGGACTGGGACAACACCAGGCTGATGAATTCAACTATAAAGGTAAGAACGAGGAACTTTTCCAGTATAATACAAAGGTTTCTGTACCTTTTATCGTTTCCAATAAGAATTACGGTATTCTGTGGGATAGTTATTCGCTTTGCCGTTTCGGCGATCCACGTGATTATGCACAGTTAAGCACAGTTTTCAAACTCTATGATAAGGAGGGCAAGGAAGGGACTTTGACAGGAACATACGTACCCTCTCAGAAATCGACAGCGGAGACACTGGTACGCCGGGAAGATTCTGTTTATTTTGAACATCTGAAATCGGAAGATTTGTCGAAGGTGGTGAACCTGCCCGAAGGATTTCCTTTCATGGGTTCGCAGGTGACGTATGAAGGAGAAATTGAGCCGATGGAGAGTGGTCAGTTCCGTTTCATCCTCTATTATGCAGGATATATGAAGGTGTATATTGACAATGAACTGGTAGTTCCCGAACGTTGGCGTACGGCTTGGAATCCGAACAGTTATAAGTTTGCGGTAGACCTGAAAGCCGGCAAGCGTGTTCCATTGAAGATTGAATGGACTCCCGACGGATATGTATCCTATTGCGGTTTGCGTGCGTTGTCTCCTGTATCTGCTGAAGAACAGAACAAACAGTCGTGGTGGGGAGAGATGCAGAATGAAATCGATTATTATTTTGTTTATGGCGAGGATATGGACGAGGTAATCAGTGGATACCGTGCTCTGACCGGAAAATCACAAATCATGCCGAAGTGGGCGATGGGATACTGGCAGAGCCGCGAACGTTATAAGACGCAGGAAGAAATATTGGATGCTTTGAAGGAATTCCGTAAACGTCAGATTCCCATTGATAATATTGTGCTCGACTGGAGCTACTGGCCGGAAAATGCCTGGGGCAGTCATGAGTTCGACAAAGCTCGTTTCCCTGATCCGAAAGGAATGGTAGATTCTATTCATGCCCTGAATGCCAAGATGATGATTTCCGTTTGGCCGAAATTCTATATGACCACGGAACATTATAAAGAGTTTGATGAAAAAGGCTGGATGTATCAGCAGGCCGTTAAAGACAGCATCCGTGACTGGATTGGCCCCGGTTACATTGGTTCTTTCTATGATGCTTATGCTGAGGGTGCACGGAAACTGTTCTGGAAACAGATGGAAGATCATCTTTATCCCCTCGGAATTGATGCCTGGTGGATGGATGCCAGTGAACCGAATGTACGCGACTGTACGGATTTGGCTTACCGGAAAGCTTTATGTGGTCCGACTGCTCTCGGTCCGTCCGATCAATATTTCAATGCGTATGCGTTGATGAATGCTGAGGCTATTTATGACGGACAACGTGCCATAGACAATGACAAACGTGTATTCTTGCTGACTCGTTCGGGATTTGCCGGATTGCAACGTTATTCTACCGCAACGTGGAGTGGCGATATCGCTACCCGTTGGGAAGATATGAAGGCACAGATTTCTGCCGGACTGAATTTTGCACTCAGCGGTATTCCTTACTGGACAATGGACATTGGCGGATTCTGCGTAGAAAAACGCTATGAGGACGGACAAAAGGAATTCAATAAGACCGGAAAAGAGAATGCGGACTATAAGGAATGGCGTGAGTTGAATACGCGTTGGTATCAGTTTGGCGCATTCTGTCCGTTGTTCCGTGCGCATGGACAGTATCCGTTCCGTGAGGTGTGGAATATAGCTCCCGAAGGACATCCGGCTTATAGTTCTATAGTGTATTATACGAAGTTACGCTATACGATGATGCCTTATATTTATTCATTGGCCGGGATGACTTATTTTGATGATTATACAATTATGCGTCCGCTGGTAATGGACTTTACGGCAGATACAAAGGTGAATAATATCAGTGACCAGTTTATGTTCGGTCCGGCGTTGATGGCGGCTCCGGTGTATGAGTATGGTGCACGCAATCGGGAGGTCTATTTCCCGGCAACTTGCGGTTGGTATGATTTCTATACCGGTAAGTATATGGCCGGTGGCGGGCAGTTGAAAGTGGACGCTCCCTATGAACGTATGCCGCTCTATGTACGCGAAGGGGCTATTGTGCCTTACGGACCGGAAATGCAGTATAGTGACGAGAAGCCTGCGGAAGAAATTACACTGTATGTATATGCGGGTAAAGATGGTGAGTTCACTTTGTACGAGGATGAAGGTGTGAATTACAACTACGAAAAAGGACAGTATGCCACTATCCCGTTTACTTATAATGATGCGGAAGGTACTCTGACTATTGGTGACCGTGCAGGAGAATTTCCCGGTATGCTGAAAGAACGTACATTTAACGTTGTAAAGGTAAGTAAGGATAAGCCGCAACCTTTTGACGCAAAGGCTAAGGGTATGGTGGTGAAGTATGATGGGAAGCGGCAGAGTGTAAAATTGTAA
- a CDS encoding glycoside hydrolase family 2 TIM barrel-domain containing protein, translated as MKQLFIILISCLLLFLILGGCTSAERVTDSRRQDFTADWTFHLGDDSAASRPDYDDTAWRILNLPHDWAIEGEFSRDNPSGTGGGALPGGIGWYRKTFTVDKADEGKRLYIDFDGVYMNSEVFINGHSLGVRPYGYVSFSYDLTPHIKWGGKNVVAVRVDNAEQPNSRWYSGCGIYRNVWLTKLNPVHIAQWGTFITAEDVSKNSARLNIRTKIQYDVAAQLQDSVKQADGTYVVFDSEIVPLADVVLQSRLMDAEGHVVGEVASELQVIPACPNEVEQEIVVKTPNLWSVNTPYIYKVHSILIDKITGKVLDNYCTNTGIRTFRFDAQKGFILNGERLKINGVCMHHDLGCLGAAVNIRAIERQLEILQEMGCNGIRCSHNPPSPELLDLCDRMGFIVMDETFDMWRKRKTAHDYSRYFNEWHERDLTDLILRDRNHPSVFIWSIGNEVLEQWSDAKADTLTLEQANLILNFGHDQSMLAKEGEMSVNSLLTKKLADMVKALDSTRPVTAGCNEPNPNNHLFRSGALDLIGFNYHDDWFAGVPEKFPGKPFIVAESVSALMTRGYYRMPSDETVICPERWDKPYFDDSFFCSSYDNCHVPWGNSHEGTMRHVKNNDFISGQYVWTGFDYLGEPTPYGWPARSSYFGIVDLAGFPKDVYYLYQSEWYPEKKVLHLFPHWNWTPGQDIDMWAYYNNADEVELFVNGESQGVRTKGKDDFHVVWRVRYEPGVVKVVSRKDGKTVLEKEIHTAGEPAQIRLTADRNEIKSDGRDLSFVTVEVLDKDGNLCPNADSQIMFDVQGAGFIAGVDNGSPVSMEKFKADHRKAFYGKCLVVVQSDGKSGGIKLTATSEGLKTAVTAIKAK; from the coding sequence ATGAAACAACTATTTATAATACTAATATCCTGTTTGCTCCTCTTCTTAATATTGGGAGGTTGTACCTCCGCTGAACGGGTTACTGATAGCCGTCGACAGGACTTCACCGCTGACTGGACTTTCCATTTGGGAGATGACTCTGCGGCATCCCGTCCCGATTATGACGACACGGCATGGCGGATCCTCAATCTTCCACATGACTGGGCCATCGAGGGGGAATTCAGCAGAGATAATCCTTCCGGAACAGGAGGCGGGGCATTACCCGGTGGTATCGGTTGGTATCGCAAAACGTTTACTGTTGACAAAGCGGATGAAGGCAAGCGCTTGTATATTGATTTTGACGGTGTATATATGAATTCGGAAGTCTTTATCAATGGTCATTCTCTTGGTGTACGTCCTTATGGATATGTCTCGTTCAGTTACGATCTGACTCCCCATATCAAGTGGGGCGGAAAGAATGTAGTTGCCGTACGTGTGGACAATGCGGAACAACCTAATTCCCGCTGGTACTCGGGATGTGGCATCTACCGTAATGTATGGCTTACGAAACTTAACCCTGTGCATATAGCGCAATGGGGTACTTTTATCACGGCGGAAGACGTGTCGAAGAACAGTGCCCGGCTAAACATACGTACTAAAATACAGTATGATGTGGCCGCTCAACTGCAAGATTCCGTGAAGCAGGCGGATGGCACGTATGTTGTTTTTGACTCGGAAATTGTTCCCCTGGCAGATGTTGTGTTGCAGTCACGGCTGATGGATGCGGAAGGGCATGTTGTGGGTGAGGTTGCATCGGAACTGCAAGTGATACCTGCCTGTCCGAACGAGGTAGAACAGGAAATTGTAGTGAAGACTCCTAATCTCTGGAGCGTGAACACTCCTTATATATATAAGGTACACAGTATCCTTATTGATAAGATAACCGGTAAGGTACTGGATAATTACTGTACGAATACCGGTATCCGTACCTTCCGTTTTGATGCACAGAAAGGGTTTATTCTGAATGGAGAACGGCTGAAGATTAATGGTGTATGTATGCATCACGATCTGGGGTGTCTTGGGGCGGCAGTCAATATCCGCGCTATCGAGCGCCAGCTGGAGATACTGCAAGAAATGGGCTGTAACGGCATTCGCTGTTCTCATAATCCTCCCTCACCTGAACTGCTCGATCTTTGTGACCGTATGGGATTTATCGTAATGGATGAGACGTTCGATATGTGGCGCAAAAGAAAAACGGCTCATGATTATTCCCGTTACTTCAACGAGTGGCATGAACGCGATCTGACGGACTTGATACTTCGCGACCGTAACCATCCTTCTGTTTTCATTTGGAGCATCGGTAACGAAGTGCTGGAACAATGGTCGGATGCAAAAGCGGATACGCTGACCTTGGAACAAGCGAATCTGATTCTGAATTTTGGTCATGATCAGAGTATGCTGGCGAAAGAAGGTGAGATGAGCGTGAACTCTTTACTGACGAAGAAACTGGCAGATATGGTAAAAGCCCTCGATTCTACCCGTCCCGTTACGGCTGGCTGTAATGAACCGAACCCGAATAATCACTTGTTCCGTTCGGGAGCATTAGATCTCATCGGCTTCAATTACCATGATGATTGGTTTGCCGGTGTACCCGAGAAATTTCCCGGTAAACCTTTCATTGTGGCGGAAAGTGTATCAGCACTGATGACACGTGGCTACTACCGGATGCCGAGTGACGAAACAGTTATTTGTCCTGAACGTTGGGATAAACCTTATTTTGATGATAGTTTCTTCTGTTCTTCGTATGATAACTGTCATGTACCTTGGGGGAACAGCCATGAGGGCACGATGCGCCACGTGAAAAATAATGATTTTATCAGCGGACAGTATGTCTGGACCGGGTTTGACTATTTGGGTGAACCGACTCCTTACGGTTGGCCTGCCCGTAGCTCTTATTTCGGTATTGTCGATCTGGCCGGTTTCCCGAAAGATGTGTATTATCTTTATCAGTCGGAATGGTATCCGGAGAAAAAAGTATTGCACCTTTTTCCGCATTGGAATTGGACGCCGGGACAGGATATAGATATGTGGGCTTATTATAATAATGCGGATGAGGTAGAGCTTTTTGTAAATGGTGAGTCGCAGGGCGTGCGTACAAAAGGTAAGGATGATTTTCATGTCGTATGGCGTGTGAGGTATGAACCGGGTGTGGTAAAAGTCGTTTCCCGCAAGGATGGAAAAACGGTATTGGAAAAGGAAATACATACAGCCGGAGAACCTGCACAGATACGCTTGACAGCTGATCGGAATGAAATCAAATCAGATGGCAGAGATCTTAGTTTTGTAACAGTGGAGGTACTGGATAAAGATGGTAATCTTTGTCCGAATGCCGATAGTCAGATCATGTTCGATGTGCAAGGTGCAGGATTCATTGCCGGTGTAGACAATGGTAGTCCTGTTTCAATGGAGAAATTCAAAGCTGATCATCGCAAGGCTTTCTATGGGAAGTGCCTGGTGGTTGTTCAAAGTGACGGAAAATCCGGAGGCATCAAACTGACGGCTACATCCGAAGGATTGAAAACGGCAGTGACCGCTATTAAAGCAAAATAA
- a CDS encoding T9SS type A sorting domain-containing protein: MRNMKTLLFLLGNLFILTVQAQSLQSSCNQPRSGDRLVKRMIATCEPGPSGSGQIWDFSDLELKDAGYELKYVSQGIDTIVGIEHHTMYYYRTSGDSLFCLGYENPSTFIFYQKPELLMAFPVFQGRVMTDYFDGKGNYCERMEVRLRGKSTVKADASGILILPEGDTLRKVIRTYTHKLIHQRMLPRIAMQDSLQLDTLSFGLNRDSIEYLLVGDSVRQEVEAWRWYADGYRYPIMETVKSIVYRFGVPHEHFTISFTYLPDEQYYDLPYDTDNQERRDLSADEEHERNWKNADESAQNKKNNSVISYNFHIGKGGSLHINYELKQPEEVTLMLYDLQGCQLAGIQHAGQTIGNYKEVISMDSCPRGEYLLRITVGENLYGEKIIKY; the protein is encoded by the coding sequence ATGAGAAACATGAAAACGCTGCTATTTTTATTAGGTAACCTTTTTATTCTGACGGTTCAGGCACAATCCTTGCAGTCATCTTGCAATCAGCCCCGTAGTGGTGACCGGCTCGTGAAACGTATGATTGCTACTTGCGAACCGGGGCCAAGTGGAAGTGGGCAAATCTGGGATTTTAGTGATCTGGAACTTAAGGATGCCGGTTATGAATTGAAGTACGTGTCGCAAGGCATTGATACTATCGTTGGTATTGAGCATCATACCATGTACTATTACCGTACCTCCGGTGATTCTCTTTTTTGTCTGGGTTATGAAAATCCTTCTACTTTTATTTTTTATCAAAAGCCGGAGTTGCTTATGGCTTTTCCTGTCTTTCAAGGGCGGGTAATGACTGATTACTTTGATGGAAAAGGAAATTACTGTGAACGGATGGAGGTGCGGCTGCGTGGTAAAAGTACTGTCAAGGCCGATGCTTCCGGTATTTTGATACTGCCTGAAGGAGATACGCTGCGTAAAGTCATTCGTACTTATACTCATAAGCTCATTCATCAAAGAATGCTTCCAAGGATTGCCATGCAGGATTCCTTGCAGTTGGATACTCTATCTTTTGGGTTAAATCGTGACAGCATTGAGTATTTGCTGGTCGGTGACTCTGTTCGTCAGGAAGTTGAGGCATGGCGTTGGTATGCAGACGGTTACCGTTATCCCATAATGGAAACCGTGAAAAGCATCGTTTATAGGTTTGGAGTTCCTCATGAGCATTTTACCATATCCTTTACCTATCTGCCCGATGAGCAATATTATGATTTACCTTATGATACAGACAACCAGGAACGACGTGATCTGAGTGCTGATGAAGAGCATGAACGGAATTGGAAAAATGCCGATGAAAGCGCCCAAAACAAGAAAAATAATAGTGTGATAAGTTATAACTTCCATATAGGAAAGGGTGGAAGCTTGCACATTAATTATGAATTGAAGCAACCGGAAGAAGTAACTTTGATGCTTTACGACCTGCAGGGGTGTCAGTTGGCGGGGATTCAACATGCCGGCCAAACTATTGGCAATTATAAAGAAGTAATTTCTATGGATAGTTGTCCGAGAGGTGAATACCTGCTTCGGATAACTGTCGGAGAGAATCTGTATGGAGAAAAGATAATCAAATACTAA